One Nonomuraea angiospora DNA segment encodes these proteins:
- a CDS encoding MFS transporter encodes MRSSPARGTSTIDRRHAVMLRLVGAGVMLTVMADTTATTLAVGVLRYTPAGAGMPLGDLVWLTSAAFIPIAALLASAGRWADLFGRRRVLAVGLVVFVLGGVATVLVDSWSYVLAARAVQGAGAAAMIPASLGLLLGELPESQRRGAIALWSSASGLGCLLMQAGGGWLVVSVGWRALFVPDVVIGVALLIACAALPPGKRAGARGLPDVLGAWLLAAGIAVIVLAISKAMAWGMDVVWLALAALALLGGAFAQAKHHRLPAIDLALWRRPRFVWGWLATWGFGALSYGLLTVQPLYLLHLGYPMLEVAMWLTPTSVAVVVTSFLAGRIVKRVGAYGLIYAGSLLCGGACVLVLTQAGPTVWGLIASVVVGIGVGALAPGTSVATTLAARPHQYASAVGAATMARMVGGAVGVAVVSVVIDHPFMTGPFAGLAGALALCVAISVLIGALALTKITRLRTDPGDVMIKVPRRMLLELRMTLATVAAEADALLPAETRTPPTDHIPRPRAAEPGPLAGSRGNPN; translated from the coding sequence GTGCGTTCGTCACCAGCGCGGGGGACGAGCACCATCGACCGTCGTCACGCCGTGATGCTGCGGCTGGTCGGTGCGGGTGTCATGTTGACGGTGATGGCCGACACCACGGCCACCACCCTGGCAGTCGGAGTCCTGCGGTACACACCCGCCGGGGCCGGCATGCCGCTGGGCGACCTGGTCTGGCTGACCAGCGCGGCGTTCATCCCGATCGCGGCGCTGCTGGCCAGCGCGGGCCGCTGGGCGGACCTGTTCGGCCGCCGGCGGGTCCTGGCCGTCGGGCTCGTGGTGTTCGTCCTGGGCGGTGTCGCCACCGTCCTGGTGGACTCCTGGTCGTACGTCCTGGCGGCACGGGCCGTCCAGGGCGCCGGCGCCGCGGCGATGATCCCGGCCAGCCTCGGGCTGCTGCTCGGAGAGCTGCCGGAGTCGCAGCGGCGCGGTGCGATCGCTCTGTGGAGCTCCGCCTCCGGGCTGGGCTGCCTGCTCATGCAGGCGGGCGGCGGCTGGCTGGTCGTCTCCGTCGGCTGGCGGGCCCTGTTCGTTCCCGACGTCGTCATCGGCGTCGCGCTCCTGATCGCCTGCGCCGCGCTTCCGCCGGGTAAGCGCGCCGGCGCCAGGGGCCTGCCGGACGTCCTCGGCGCGTGGCTGCTCGCCGCGGGCATCGCGGTCATCGTGCTGGCCATCTCCAAGGCGATGGCCTGGGGCATGGACGTGGTGTGGCTGGCGCTGGCCGCGCTGGCCCTGCTGGGCGGCGCGTTCGCGCAGGCCAAGCACCACCGCCTGCCCGCGATCGACCTGGCCCTGTGGCGGCGTCCCAGGTTCGTCTGGGGCTGGCTCGCGACCTGGGGCTTCGGCGCTCTGTCGTACGGGCTGCTGACCGTGCAGCCGCTCTACCTGCTCCACCTGGGCTACCCCATGCTCGAGGTGGCCATGTGGCTGACACCCACGTCGGTGGCGGTCGTCGTGACGAGCTTCCTGGCCGGGCGGATCGTCAAGCGGGTCGGCGCGTACGGGCTGATCTACGCCGGCTCGCTGCTGTGCGGCGGCGCCTGCGTGCTCGTGCTGACGCAGGCCGGGCCCACCGTGTGGGGCCTGATCGCCAGCGTCGTGGTCGGCATCGGCGTCGGCGCGCTCGCGCCGGGCACCTCCGTCGCCACCACCCTGGCCGCCCGTCCCCACCAGTACGCCTCCGCCGTCGGCGCGGCCACCATGGCGCGCATGGTCGGCGGGGCCGTCGGCGTCGCGGTCGTGTCGGTCGTCATCGACCACCCGTTCATGACCGGTCCCTTCGCGGGGCTGGCCGGCGCGCTCGCGCTGTGCGTGGCCATCTCCGTGCTGATCGGCGCACTGGCCCTCACCAAGATCACCCGGCTGCGGACCGACCCCGGCGACGTCATGATCAAGGTTCCGCGCCGGATGCTGCTGGAGCTGCGCATGACTCTCGCCACCGTGGCGGCGGAGGCCGACGCGTTGCTGCCTGCCGAGACCCGCACACCCCCCACGGACCACATCCCGCGGCCGCGGGCGGCCGAGCCAGGCCCGCTCGCCGGTTCCCGCGGGAACCCGAACTAG
- a CDS encoding FAD-dependent monooxygenase, whose amino-acid sequence MATTSCDVAIVGAGLGGCFLALLLGRRGQRVVVIEQGPSIPSAGADFLKPPGLRVLARHGLADLVGRHGLRRDTVRYYHDGDPIQECRFPEGGFLVRPYRELVELIYTSCVMEGVEFWFDAGIDEIAVGDGRVEELTLSNGRRLRAGVVIGADGTRSAVRQALDIEQRTLPYDRLLMRVATVPLTASVAQLNRLYFSSEGWFAYLYPINRDQARVFVGLPPEDDKEIFQDGIPALLDELKKFVTDSSDAFNVLQPATWQPIKVSSMRVAEYHKGNAALLGSAAFACHPMTGMGMSYTLHDAELLADVICAAGGDADLLERLLSARYEPRREAHRQLIDYGDALASTFHDRGAYLAAFRPELHIYGDAAALQPI is encoded by the coding sequence ATGGCAACCACATCGTGCGACGTAGCGATCGTCGGCGCCGGGCTCGGCGGCTGCTTCCTCGCCTTGCTGCTGGGTCGCCGCGGACAGCGCGTCGTCGTCATCGAGCAGGGACCGTCGATCCCCAGTGCCGGCGCGGACTTCCTCAAGCCCCCCGGGCTCCGGGTGCTGGCCCGGCACGGGCTGGCCGACCTCGTCGGGCGCCATGGCCTCAGGCGCGACACCGTCCGCTACTACCACGACGGCGACCCCATCCAGGAGTGCCGCTTCCCGGAGGGAGGCTTCCTCGTCCGCCCCTACCGGGAGCTGGTCGAGCTCATCTACACGAGCTGCGTCATGGAGGGCGTCGAGTTCTGGTTCGACGCCGGCATCGACGAGATCGCGGTCGGCGACGGGCGCGTGGAGGAGCTGACGCTCTCCAACGGGCGCAGGCTGCGGGCCGGCGTCGTGATCGGCGCCGACGGCACCAGGTCGGCCGTACGGCAGGCGCTCGACATCGAGCAGCGCACGCTGCCGTACGACCGGCTGCTGATGCGGGTGGCCACCGTCCCGCTGACCGCCAGCGTCGCCCAGCTCAACCGGCTGTACTTCAGCTCGGAAGGCTGGTTCGCCTACCTCTATCCGATCAACCGGGACCAGGCCAGGGTGTTCGTCGGCCTGCCCCCCGAGGACGACAAGGAGATCTTCCAGGACGGCATCCCCGCGCTGCTCGACGAGCTGAAGAAGTTCGTCACCGACAGCTCGGACGCCTTCAACGTCCTGCAGCCCGCGACCTGGCAGCCGATCAAGGTCTCCTCGATGCGGGTGGCGGAGTACCACAAGGGCAACGCGGCGCTGCTGGGCTCGGCCGCGTTCGCCTGCCACCCCATGACCGGGATGGGCATGAGCTACACGCTGCACGACGCCGAGCTCCTGGCCGACGTCATCTGCGCGGCCGGCGGCGACGCGGACCTGCTGGAGCGGCTGCTGTCCGCCCGCTACGAGCCCCGCAGGGAAGCCCACAGGCAGCTGATCGACTACGGGGACGCCCTGGCCTCGACCTTCCACGACCGGGGCGCCTACCTCGCGGCCTTCCGGCCGGAGCTGCACATCTACGGCGACGCCGCGGCCCTGCAGCCGATCTGA
- a CDS encoding fatty acid desaturase family protein → MRTAAVQRGSDFARLSRRIAEAGLLDKRPGYYVARIGLVAGLFAGSWALFALVGDSWWQLPVAVLLAVAFAQVTLLAHDLAHGQISRSRRTSRIAGLLVGNLAVGLSYGWWMDKHTRHHANPNHEEHDPDVAPDILIWSQKQAEEARGLPRFIGRWQAFLFFPLLTLEGLNLKLSSFRALRRPSLKSRRLEGALLSAHVLAYLGAVFLVLPFGMALLFVVVHQACYGVYLGCTFAPNHKGMPVLTAEDELDFLRRQVLTSRNVRGGRLVNAALGGLNYQIEHHLFPSMPTANLRRAQPIVREYCEQLGVDYVECGLFASWGQAMRHLHEAGRPLRAAASRATEPAAAEQRP, encoded by the coding sequence GTGAGGACCGCCGCCGTTCAGCGCGGCAGCGACTTCGCGAGGCTGTCACGCCGCATCGCCGAGGCGGGGCTGCTGGACAAGCGGCCAGGCTACTACGTGGCCAGGATCGGGCTGGTAGCCGGCCTGTTCGCCGGAAGCTGGGCGCTGTTCGCCCTGGTCGGGGACTCCTGGTGGCAGCTCCCGGTCGCGGTGCTGCTGGCCGTGGCCTTCGCGCAGGTGACGCTCCTGGCCCACGATCTGGCGCACGGGCAGATCTCCCGGTCGCGGCGCACCAGCAGGATCGCCGGGCTGCTGGTGGGCAACCTGGCCGTCGGGCTCAGCTACGGCTGGTGGATGGACAAGCACACGCGTCACCACGCCAACCCCAACCACGAGGAGCACGACCCCGACGTCGCGCCCGACATCCTGATCTGGTCGCAGAAGCAGGCCGAGGAGGCGCGCGGGCTGCCCCGGTTCATCGGGCGCTGGCAGGCGTTCCTGTTCTTCCCGCTGCTCACCCTCGAAGGCCTGAACCTGAAGCTGTCGAGCTTCCGCGCGCTGCGCCGCCCCTCCCTCAAGAGCAGAAGGCTCGAAGGGGCGCTGCTGAGCGCGCACGTGCTCGCCTACCTGGGGGCGGTCTTCCTGGTGCTGCCCTTCGGCATGGCGCTGCTGTTCGTGGTCGTGCACCAGGCCTGCTACGGCGTCTACCTCGGCTGCACGTTCGCGCCCAACCACAAGGGCATGCCGGTCCTGACCGCCGAGGACGAGCTGGACTTCCTCCGCCGCCAGGTCCTGACCTCCCGCAACGTACGCGGCGGGCGCCTGGTCAACGCCGCGCTCGGCGGCCTGAACTACCAGATCGAGCACCACCTGTTCCCCAGCATGCCGACCGCGAACCTGCGCAGGGCGCAGCCCATCGTCCGCGAGTACTGCGAGCAGTTGGGCGTCGACTACGTCGAATGCGGCCTGTTCGCGTCGTGGGGCCAGGCAATGCGGCACTTGCACGAGGCCGGACGCCCGCTCCGCGCGGCGGCATCGAGGGCGACCGAGCCCGCCGCTGCGGAGCAGAGGCCATAA
- a CDS encoding cation:proton antiporter regulatory subunit, which yields MEVEQTALPGIGLRHDFTTRKGQRVGVVSHRTGRRDLVIYDADDPDAVCHVVKLNDEEADALAELLGAPRIVQRLNQLHEQVEGLVSVQMPVPDGSPYAGRPMGDARVRTRTSASIVAVVRSGRVFASPGPDFVFAAGDVVVVVGSEDTTAEVAGILADG from the coding sequence GTGGAGGTCGAACAGACAGCGCTGCCGGGAATCGGGCTACGGCATGACTTCACCACCCGTAAAGGGCAGCGGGTCGGCGTCGTGTCCCATCGCACCGGCCGCCGGGACCTGGTGATCTACGACGCGGACGACCCCGACGCCGTCTGCCACGTGGTCAAGCTCAACGACGAGGAGGCCGACGCCCTGGCCGAGCTCCTCGGCGCCCCGCGCATCGTGCAGCGGCTCAACCAGCTGCACGAGCAGGTCGAGGGCCTGGTCAGCGTGCAGATGCCCGTCCCGGACGGCTCCCCCTACGCCGGGCGTCCCATGGGCGACGCCCGCGTGCGGACCCGTACCAGCGCCTCCATCGTGGCAGTCGTGCGCAGCGGGCGGGTCTTCGCCAGCCCCGGCCCCGACTTCGTGTTCGCCGCGGGCGACGTCGTGGTCGTCGTGGGCAGCGAGGACACCACCGCCGAGGTGGCCGGCATCCTGGCGGACGGGTAG
- a CDS encoding cation:proton antiporter: protein MHHTAILFLEFGAIVLALGILGALALRVGISPIPLYLIAGLAFGTGGVLPLATSDDFVGVGAELGVVLLLLTLGLEYNADELVTSLTGNIRAGIVDLVLNAAPGAICALLLGWGPVAAVAMAGVTYATSSGITAKVLSDLGWIGNRETPTVLSLLVFEDLTMAVYLPILTTILAGLSLASGAVAVGVALLTVSAVLVVALKFGRFIESFVSSPNNEVLLLKVVGLALLVAGLAQQLNVSAAVGAFLVGIALSGELAEDAQALLAPLRDLFAAVFFVFFGLQTDPAKILPVAGLAALLAVVSMVTKLLTGAYAARRAGIGKAGQARAGIALIPRGEFNIVIAGLAVGAGAHPDLGALAAAYVLILAAFGPLAAKLVQPLITSIAKRS from the coding sequence GTGCATCACACCGCGATCCTCTTTCTCGAGTTCGGTGCCATTGTCCTCGCCCTGGGAATCCTGGGCGCCCTCGCGCTGCGCGTGGGCATCTCTCCCATCCCGCTCTACCTGATCGCCGGCCTGGCGTTCGGTACCGGCGGGGTGCTGCCGCTGGCGACCAGCGACGACTTCGTCGGCGTCGGCGCGGAGCTGGGCGTCGTCCTGCTGCTGCTGACGCTCGGCCTGGAGTACAACGCCGACGAACTGGTCACCAGCCTGACCGGCAACATCCGCGCGGGCATCGTCGACCTGGTGCTGAACGCCGCCCCCGGCGCGATCTGCGCGCTGCTGCTGGGCTGGGGCCCGGTCGCGGCCGTGGCCATGGCCGGCGTCACGTACGCCACCTCCTCCGGCATCACCGCCAAGGTGCTGTCCGACCTGGGGTGGATCGGTAACCGGGAGACGCCGACGGTGCTGTCGCTGCTGGTCTTCGAAGACCTGACGATGGCCGTCTACCTGCCGATCCTGACGACCATCCTGGCCGGGCTGAGCCTGGCCAGCGGGGCGGTCGCCGTCGGCGTTGCTCTGCTGACCGTGAGCGCGGTGCTGGTCGTGGCGCTCAAGTTCGGGCGCTTCATCGAGTCGTTCGTGTCCAGCCCCAACAACGAGGTGCTGCTGCTCAAGGTGGTCGGGCTCGCCCTGCTCGTGGCCGGGCTCGCCCAGCAGCTGAACGTGTCGGCGGCGGTCGGCGCGTTCCTGGTCGGCATCGCGCTGTCCGGCGAACTCGCCGAGGACGCGCAGGCGCTGCTGGCGCCGCTGCGCGACCTGTTCGCGGCGGTGTTCTTCGTCTTCTTCGGTCTCCAGACCGATCCGGCGAAGATCCTGCCGGTGGCGGGGCTGGCCGCGCTGCTCGCGGTGGTCAGCATGGTCACCAAGCTGCTGACCGGCGCGTACGCGGCCAGGCGGGCGGGCATCGGCAAGGCCGGCCAGGCGCGGGCGGGCATCGCGCTCATCCCGCGCGGTGAGTTCAACATCGTCATCGCGGGCCTGGCGGTGGGCGCGGGCGCCCATCCCGACCTGGGCGCGCTGGCGGCGGCGTACGTCCTCATCCTGGCGGCCTTCGGGCCCCTGGCGGCCAAGCTCGTGCAACCGCTCATCACCTCCATCGCCAAGCGGTCCTGA
- a CDS encoding pentapeptide repeat-containing protein, with translation MTQPTEKTIWSTDWDSVEISGESHRRVLFQDVDMTELVDHGSSFEECHFSNVRFNVSVHDDARFVNCAFTRCSFFDATFDGCKLTGSVFDGCTYGLLKVEGGDWSYAGLAGADLRGSVFRGTRLREADLSGARLEGAQLLRADLSGASLRGADLTRCDLRGSDLSTLDPLTVTLKNAIIDPFQATVVAGALGLDVRE, from the coding sequence ATGACCCAGCCCACCGAGAAGACGATCTGGTCCACCGACTGGGACAGCGTGGAGATCTCCGGCGAGAGCCATCGCCGGGTGCTGTTCCAGGACGTGGACATGACCGAGCTGGTCGACCACGGCTCCTCCTTCGAGGAGTGCCACTTCAGCAACGTGCGCTTCAACGTGTCGGTCCACGACGACGCCCGCTTCGTCAACTGCGCGTTCACGCGCTGCTCGTTCTTCGACGCGACGTTCGACGGGTGCAAGCTGACCGGCAGCGTGTTCGACGGGTGCACGTACGGGCTGCTCAAGGTCGAGGGCGGCGACTGGTCCTACGCCGGCCTGGCCGGCGCCGACCTGCGGGGCAGCGTCTTCCGCGGCACCCGGCTGCGCGAGGCCGACCTGTCGGGCGCCCGGCTGGAGGGCGCCCAGCTGCTGCGGGCCGACCTGTCGGGGGCGTCGCTGCGCGGCGCCGACCTGACGCGGTGTGATTTGCGCGGCAGCGACTTGAGCACGCTCGACCCGCTCACCGTCACGCTCAAGAACGCGATCATCGACCCCTTCCAGGCGACGGTCGTGGCCGGCGCCCTGGGGCTCGACGTGCGCGAGTAG
- a CDS encoding helix-turn-helix domain-containing protein: MGDNELGAFLRSRREAVKPEDVGLPGGPRRRTPGLRRSELATLAGLSVEYLTRLEQGRDRNPSTQVLITLAEALRLTQEERVHVRQLAKVASGDVRLCPGAAQAPARRVRPTVRAVLDRLEPAPAVLLNRVSEVLARTSGFERLYGPVGLLDGDPPNLVRYVFADARARAAYPDWDRVADEHAAALKLAATKADPFTEELVAELSFAAGEAFSGRLARPPVPLAPAPVQRLAHPVAGELRLQREQLELSYDDQRVVVYLPADAATSAALDRLTGRLPGALRAVSG; this comes from the coding sequence GTGGGTGACAACGAACTGGGGGCGTTCCTGCGCTCCCGCCGGGAGGCCGTCAAGCCCGAGGACGTCGGGCTGCCCGGCGGCCCGCGGCGGCGCACGCCGGGGCTGCGCAGGTCCGAGCTGGCCACTCTGGCGGGCCTGAGCGTCGAATACCTGACCAGGCTGGAGCAGGGCCGCGACCGCAACCCGTCCACGCAGGTGCTCATCACGCTGGCCGAGGCGCTGCGGCTGACGCAGGAGGAGCGCGTCCACGTGCGTCAGCTGGCCAAGGTGGCCAGCGGCGACGTGCGGCTGTGCCCGGGCGCGGCCCAGGCTCCGGCCCGCAGGGTGCGCCCGACGGTGCGAGCGGTGCTCGACCGGCTCGAGCCCGCGCCTGCCGTGCTGCTCAACCGGGTGAGCGAGGTGCTCGCCCGCACCTCGGGGTTCGAGCGGCTGTACGGCCCGGTGGGGCTGCTCGACGGCGATCCGCCCAACCTGGTCAGGTACGTGTTCGCCGACGCGCGGGCCAGGGCCGCCTACCCCGACTGGGACCGCGTGGCCGACGAGCACGCGGCCGCGCTCAAGCTGGCGGCCACCAAGGCCGACCCGTTCACGGAGGAGCTGGTCGCGGAGCTGTCGTTCGCGGCGGGCGAGGCGTTCAGCGGGCGACTGGCCCGGCCGCCCGTCCCGCTGGCGCCGGCCCCCGTGCAACGGCTGGCGCATCCGGTGGCCGGGGAGCTGCGGCTCCAGCGCGAGCAGCTGGAGCTCTCCTACGACGACCAGCGGGTGGTCGTCTACCTGCCGGCCGACGCCGCCACCTCGGCCGCGCTCGACCGCCTGACCGGCCGCCTCCCGGGCGCCCTGCGCGCCGTCAGCGGCTGA
- a CDS encoding NADPH-dependent FMN reductase — MTLAVITGSVREGRFGPRITEWLTERARTHGLFDLDVIDLALTPLPAVMPATPEELADVESRPAALRRLAARLAAADAFAVVTPEYNHSFPASLKSAIDWHFTAWMAKPVALVSYGGFGGGVRAAEHLRPVFAEVHAVTIRNTISFDQHWSRFGPDGELLDPEGPDVAAKALLDQLGWWSRVLRDARRTTPYVA; from the coding sequence ATGACATTGGCAGTGATCACCGGCAGCGTTCGCGAAGGGCGGTTCGGCCCCAGGATCACCGAGTGGCTCACGGAGCGGGCGCGCACGCACGGGCTGTTCGACCTCGACGTGATCGACCTGGCGCTGACGCCGCTGCCCGCGGTGATGCCCGCCACCCCCGAGGAACTGGCCGACGTGGAGTCCCGCCCGGCGGCGCTCAGGCGGCTGGCCGCGCGGCTGGCGGCGGCGGACGCGTTCGCGGTGGTGACGCCGGAGTACAACCACAGTTTCCCGGCCTCGCTCAAGAGCGCCATCGACTGGCACTTCACGGCCTGGATGGCCAAGCCGGTCGCGCTCGTCTCCTACGGCGGGTTCGGCGGCGGGGTGCGGGCGGCCGAGCACCTGCGGCCGGTCTTCGCCGAGGTGCACGCCGTGACGATCCGCAACACGATCAGCTTCGACCAGCACTGGAGCCGGTTCGGCCCCGACGGCGAGCTGCTGGACCCGGAGGGGCCCGACGTCGCCGCCAAGGCGCTGCTCGATCAGCTCGGCTGGTGGAGCAGGGTGCTGCGGGACGCCCGCCGGACCACCCCCTACGTGGCCTGA